The Hyphomicrobium sp. MC1 genome window below encodes:
- a CDS encoding ATP-binding protein codes for MSDADAYRPLLERIADALERLSPPPLRAVSFDAADAFIWQAESNSFEPVPEVSGVPLKLLKGIDRTAGILLDNTRRFAAGFPANNALLWGARGMGKSSLVKAAHADALAISGGLKLVEIHREDIASLPRCLSLLKAAAPLRFIVFCDDLSFDHDDTSYKSLKAVLDGGIEGRPKNVLFYATSNRRHLMPRDMIDNERATAINPGEATEEKVSLSDRFGLWLGFHNASQDDYLAMVRAYVEYFGINVSDAELERDALEWATTRGARSGRVAWQYVQDLAGRNKTSI; via the coding sequence ATGTCTGATGCCGACGCCTACCGCCCGCTTCTGGAGCGAATTGCAGATGCCCTGGAACGATTGAGCCCGCCGCCGCTGCGCGCCGTCAGCTTCGATGCCGCCGACGCGTTCATCTGGCAGGCCGAGAGCAACAGTTTCGAGCCGGTGCCGGAAGTTAGCGGCGTGCCGCTTAAGCTGTTGAAAGGCATCGACCGGACGGCCGGCATCCTGCTCGACAACACCCGCCGGTTCGCAGCCGGGTTTCCTGCCAACAACGCGTTGCTCTGGGGAGCGCGTGGCATGGGCAAATCGAGCCTCGTCAAGGCCGCCCATGCAGATGCTCTCGCCATCAGCGGCGGTTTGAAGCTCGTTGAGATTCACCGCGAAGATATCGCCTCGCTGCCGAGGTGCCTGTCGCTGCTTAAGGCGGCGGCCCCTCTCCGGTTTATCGTGTTCTGCGATGACCTGTCGTTCGATCACGACGACACCAGCTACAAATCGCTCAAGGCCGTGCTCGATGGCGGTATCGAAGGCCGTCCGAAAAACGTGCTGTTCTATGCGACGTCGAACCGACGGCACCTGATGCCGCGCGATATGATCGATAACGAGCGGGCGACGGCGATCAATCCGGGCGAGGCGACGGAAGAGAAAGTCTCACTGTCGGATCGCTTCGGACTTTGGCTCGGCTTCCACAACGCAAGCCAAGACGATTACCTCGCGATGGTGCGCGCCTATGTCGAGTATTTCGGCATCAACGTGAGCGACGCAGAACTCGAACGCGACGCGCTTGAATGGGCGACGACGCGTGGCGCACGCTCGGGCCGTGTCGCCTGGCAGTACGTGCAGGATCTCGCCGGTCGAAACAAGACGTCGATTTAG